The Synechococcus sp. MU1643 genome contains a region encoding:
- a CDS encoding WbuC family cupin fold metalloprotein, giving the protein MFAQVSAEARQHPRLRLDHNFHREQDAVQRFLNVLQPGTYVRPHRHRRNGSGTGFECFLVLQGAIGLLLFNSEGDIQQQLHLSAKGPTHGNEIAEDQFHTLVALKADSVIFELKQGPYQPAQDKDFLNGFPLEGTTEAARQESQWRDLLSGSGLT; this is encoded by the coding sequence CTGTTCGCCCAGGTTTCCGCCGAGGCCCGGCAGCACCCCCGCCTGCGCCTGGACCACAATTTCCACCGGGAACAGGATGCGGTTCAGCGATTCCTCAACGTGCTGCAGCCCGGCACCTATGTGCGGCCCCACCGCCACCGGCGCAACGGCTCTGGCACAGGCTTCGAATGTTTCCTGGTGCTGCAGGGCGCCATCGGACTGCTGCTGTTCAACAGTGAGGGCGACATCCAGCAGCAGCTCCATCTCAGCGCCAAGGGGCCCACCCACGGCAACGAGATTGCAGAAGATCAGTTCCACACTTTGGTGGCCCTGAAGGCCGACAGCGTGATTTTCGAGCTGAAACAGGGGCCCTACCAGCCCGCTCAAGACAAGGACTTTCTCAACGGCTTCCCCCTGGAGGGCACAACGGAGGCCGCCAGGCAGGAGTCGCAGTGGCGCGACCTTCTTTCAGGATCAGGCCTGACGTGA
- a CDS encoding DUF6737 family protein, with the protein MNSTPSAEQTELKPQEQPKFWSLKPWWCQPWSIVSTGVLVVGGSWAVLHRLWVSLPLGLGVLAWWLLFLVLVPAAYRSAAEANQ; encoded by the coding sequence GTGAACTCGACGCCCTCCGCTGAACAGACGGAGCTGAAGCCTCAGGAACAGCCAAAGTTCTGGTCGCTGAAACCCTGGTGGTGCCAGCCCTGGTCCATCGTCTCCACGGGAGTGCTGGTGGTCGGAGGTTCCTGGGCCGTACTGCATCGCCTCTGGGTCAGCCTTCCTCTGGGCCTGGGTGTGCTGGCCTGGTGGCTGCTGTTTCTGGTGCTCGTCCCCGCCGCCTACCGGTCGGCAGCGGAGGCGAACCAATGA
- a CDS encoding PCC domain-containing protein: protein MQTLPMKLAPGSDLRLSLEELAQRDGISGFVLGVVGNLTRASFQCPGQAEPTVLEGDLEVITLNGTFSPEGVHLHLSLSDGACQVWGGHLEPGTIVQKGVDLLIGVLEQREGRPSRQTAAAAPRIEIAVLPGCPWCSRALRILRTLDLPHTVTTVNDDAAFQAVQQRSEMTTFPQVFIDGSVIGGYDDLAAMQAAGELDALR, encoded by the coding sequence ATGCAAACCCTGCCGATGAAGCTTGCTCCCGGCAGTGATCTGCGCCTCAGCCTCGAAGAGCTGGCCCAGCGGGACGGCATCAGCGGCTTCGTTCTAGGCGTGGTTGGCAACCTGACCAGGGCTTCGTTCCAGTGCCCTGGGCAGGCGGAGCCCACCGTCTTGGAAGGCGACCTTGAGGTGATCACCCTCAATGGAACCTTTTCCCCTGAGGGTGTGCACCTGCACCTGAGCCTCTCGGATGGAGCCTGTCAGGTGTGGGGAGGCCACCTGGAACCCGGCACGATCGTGCAGAAGGGCGTCGATCTGCTGATTGGTGTGCTGGAGCAACGCGAAGGCCGCCCCTCACGCCAAACCGCAGCAGCAGCTCCAAGGATCGAGATCGCCGTGCTGCCGGGATGCCCCTGGTGCAGCCGCGCCCTGCGCATCCTGAGAACCCTGGATCTGCCCCACACCGTCACCACCGTCAACGACGACGCAGCCTTCCAAGCCGTGCAGCAGCGCAGTGAAATGACCACCTTCCCCCAGGTGTTCATCGACGGATCAGTGATTGGTGGCTACGACGATCTCGCCGCCATGCAAGCCGCCGGTGAACTCGACGCCCTCCGCTGA
- a CDS encoding CopG family transcriptional regulator yields the protein MSLLQDLVQELQQRIEAQAVAPSTAAVADAAGSERINVTLPRGVMDDLKRHALAEGRSCGNLAAYLLEEALRRHRPLG from the coding sequence GTGTCTCTCCTTCAAGACCTGGTTCAGGAGTTGCAGCAGCGGATCGAGGCCCAGGCCGTGGCTCCCAGCACGGCTGCGGTGGCGGATGCGGCCGGCTCGGAGCGCATCAATGTCACCCTGCCCCGCGGGGTGATGGATGACCTTAAGCGCCACGCTCTCGCTGAAGGGCGCAGTTGCGGCAATCTCGCTGCCTACCTCTTGGAAGAGGCCCTGCGTCGCCATCGCCCCCTGGGTTAG